In Prevotella sp. oral taxon 475, one DNA window encodes the following:
- a CDS encoding adenylate kinase produces the protein MKNVVIFGAPGSGKGTQSDKMIAKYGFEHISTGDVLRNEIKNGTPLGTTAKDFIDKGQLIPDELMIDILASVYDSFGKDHKGVIFDGFPRTIPQAEALKKMLEERGHKVAAMIELDVPEEELMKRLLLRGQQSGRSDDNEETIKKRLNVYHSQTAPLIEWYKKEGVHNHIDGLGELERIFADVCSVLERL, from the coding sequence ATGAAAAATGTAGTTATCTTCGGTGCACCCGGTTCTGGCAAGGGTACACAAAGCGATAAAATGATCGCAAAATACGGTTTCGAGCACATCTCTACGGGCGATGTATTGCGCAACGAGATTAAAAACGGAACGCCGTTAGGCACTACCGCCAAAGACTTTATCGACAAAGGGCAGCTCATTCCCGACGAACTGATGATCGATATCCTGGCAAGCGTATACGACAGTTTTGGGAAAGACCACAAAGGCGTTATCTTCGATGGTTTCCCCCGCACCATTCCACAGGCCGAGGCCTTAAAAAAGATGTTGGAAGAGCGTGGCCATAAGGTGGCAGCAATGATAGAACTCGACGTCCCCGAGGAGGAACTCATGAAGCGTTTACTGCTGCGTGGACAGCAAAGTGGCCGCTCCGATGACAATGAAGAGACGATCAAGAAACGTCTGAACGTATATCACAGTCAGACAGCTCCCCTCATCGAGTGGTATAAAAAGGAGGGTGTGCACAATCATATCGATGGTCTCGGCGAACTGGAACGCATCTTTGCCGATGTGTGCAGCGTGTTAGAGCGCCTGTAA
- a CDS encoding M23 family metallopeptidase, giving the protein MRLSSLFLLLFFCFSAFADDQFTAAETQQISIATPGLFDKTSSFTIDLAAVKEHDYSFPLPVGKATAMKDNALEIATSKGDAVKALFSGRVRLARKMQKYGNVIVIRHDNGLETVYAHNAQNLVKCGQKVEAGQSIAIVGNRNGKVSCLFWVMVNGGRINPNIIFDVKSHRLHRVVLLCEKKSTHVNVSVATEKDLTGKAKLNKKTKEDELKNKKEEEKKAEEEKKTTDKTLIKPAKILRETNSNRLVLTDFGDDEWAYPLPGSHVISPYGGRRRHSGVDIKTKANDNVLAAFNGIVTRSGPFFGYGNCIVIRHENGFETLYSHQSKNLVKAGQAVKAGDVIGLTGRTGRATTEHLHFEVYFKGRRFDPALVFDHHTKKLRQHTLIYSSGVVRIEKGGNKPGK; this is encoded by the coding sequence ATGCGTCTTTCAAGCCTCTTTCTTCTTCTGTTTTTCTGCTTTTCGGCCTTTGCAGACGACCAGTTTACCGCTGCCGAAACCCAGCAAATCAGCATTGCCACGCCAGGATTGTTCGACAAAACCTCCTCCTTCACCATCGATTTGGCCGCAGTGAAAGAGCACGACTACTCTTTCCCTCTGCCCGTAGGCAAGGCCACGGCGATGAAAGACAATGCCCTGGAGATAGCAACGAGCAAGGGCGATGCCGTGAAAGCCCTGTTTTCGGGCCGCGTGAGGCTCGCTCGCAAAATGCAGAAATATGGCAACGTCATCGTGATTCGCCATGACAACGGACTGGAAACGGTGTATGCGCACAATGCACAGAACCTTGTCAAGTGCGGCCAAAAAGTGGAAGCAGGACAGAGTATTGCCATTGTGGGCAATCGAAACGGAAAAGTATCCTGTCTGTTTTGGGTGATGGTGAACGGCGGACGCATCAACCCCAACATCATCTTCGATGTGAAGAGCCACCGTCTGCACCGTGTTGTCTTACTCTGCGAGAAGAAAAGCACACATGTCAACGTGTCGGTAGCAACCGAGAAAGATCTTACCGGCAAAGCAAAACTCAACAAAAAGACCAAGGAAGACGAACTAAAAAACAAGAAAGAAGAAGAAAAAAAAGCGGAAGAGGAGAAGAAAACTACCGATAAAACATTGATCAAACCTGCTAAGATACTGCGCGAGACCAACAGCAACCGGCTCGTCCTCACCGATTTCGGCGATGATGAGTGGGCCTATCCTCTGCCAGGAAGTCACGTCATCAGTCCGTATGGAGGGCGGCGGCGGCATTCCGGCGTAGACATCAAGACCAAAGCCAACGACAATGTGTTGGCTGCCTTCAACGGCATTGTCACCCGTTCGGGACCGTTCTTCGGCTATGGCAATTGCATTGTGATACGTCATGAAAATGGTTTCGAGACGTTATACAGTCACCAGTCTAAAAATCTGGTAAAAGCAGGACAGGCTGTGAAGGCGGGAGATGTCATCGGACTGACCGGCAGAACGGGCCGGGCCACCACCGAGCACCTGCACTTTGAAGTCTATTTCAAGGGTCGACGTTTCGACCCCGCCTTAGTTTTCGACCATCACACCAAGAAGTTGCGCCAACACACGCTGATTTATTCCAGCGGAGTGGTGCGCATTGAAAAGGGCGGAAACAAGCCCGGAAAGTAA
- a CDS encoding efflux RND transporter permease subunit, whose translation MTFTRFIERPVLSTVISVFLVLLGLIGIISLPIAQYPDIAPPTISVIANYQGADAQTVLNSVVVPLEESINGVENMTYMESTATNDGMAMITVYFKQGIDADMAAVNVQNRVQQAQALLPAEVTQVGVTTQKRQTSNVMMYSITSKDGRYDDKFITNYNEINIVPAIKRVQGVGNVQTFSSSTYSMRIWLKPDKMKQYGLIPTDVLAALAEQNIEAAPGAFGEQSHAAFEYVMRYKGRLKMPTEYGNIIISNNTNGQTLHLRDVAKIELGALGYAVGQKNNGHASVMGMVQQIAGSNATEIAQGVKKVLEEQQKTFPPGLEFKVNYDVTEFLFASIEEVLMTLVITFVLVFFVVYIFLQDFRSTLIPLIAVPVSLIGTFLFLWMFGFSINLLTLSALLLAIAIVVDDAIVVVEAVHAKLDLGYKSAKLASIDAMNEISGAIISITLVMACVFVPVSFISGTSGTFYREFGVTMAVSIVISAINALTLSPALCAILLKPHNADGHGQKTSFVDRFHVGFNTAFEKILTKYRKGVENLIGHRIITGVIVLVGIIVLVFSMSTTKTGLVPNEDTGTLFVTISLPPATSQEKTQEVASQVDEMLANNPMIQDREQIVGYNFIAGQGSDQATFVIKLKPFEERTSGFFYKLSGLWQGDGIMRFFVDVRSSNMVLGTIYKQISNIKGAQILAFGAPMIPGYGLTNSVTFTMQDKTGGSLDKFFQVTKDYLKALNERPEIQNAMTTYDPNYPQYMVDVDVAKCKQSGISPKVVLSTLQGYYGGLYASNFNSFGKLYRVMIQADAQSRMKPGDLTNIYVRTVAGMVPINEYCSLKRVYGPSNVRRFNLFTSINVNATPADGYSSGEVIKAIEEVAAQTLPTGYGYDFSGLTRSEHEQSNTTAIIFALCLVFVYLILSAQYESYLLPLSVILSLPFGLAGAFIFTQLFGHQNDIYMQIALIMLIGLLAKNAILIVEFALERRRTGMVIKYSAILGAASRLRPILMTGLAMVIGLLPMMFASGVGKNGNQTLGAAAVGGMLIGMLIQIFVVPALFVIFEYLQEKLKPIEFGDEENREVASELKQYAHQMVAPTNTKVEK comes from the coding sequence ATGACATTTACAAGATTTATAGAACGCCCGGTTCTCTCGACGGTTATCTCCGTGTTTCTCGTCCTACTGGGTCTCATCGGAATTATATCGCTGCCCATTGCGCAGTATCCCGACATCGCTCCGCCCACGATTTCGGTGATTGCCAACTATCAAGGAGCCGATGCACAGACGGTTCTCAACTCTGTGGTGGTGCCTCTTGAAGAGAGCATCAACGGTGTAGAGAATATGACCTATATGGAATCGACTGCCACAAACGATGGAATGGCGATGATTACCGTCTACTTCAAACAAGGCATCGACGCCGATATGGCTGCCGTAAACGTGCAAAACCGTGTGCAACAGGCACAAGCACTGCTACCGGCAGAGGTTACTCAGGTGGGTGTAACTACCCAAAAGCGGCAGACCAGTAATGTGATGATGTATAGTATCACGTCGAAAGACGGGCGATACGACGACAAATTCATCACCAATTACAATGAAATCAACATCGTGCCGGCCATCAAGCGTGTGCAAGGTGTAGGTAATGTGCAGACGTTTAGTTCGAGTACTTACTCTATGCGCATTTGGTTGAAGCCCGATAAGATGAAACAATACGGACTGATTCCCACTGATGTGCTCGCCGCTTTGGCCGAACAGAACATCGAAGCAGCCCCCGGTGCATTCGGAGAGCAGAGCCATGCCGCCTTCGAATACGTGATGCGTTATAAAGGACGCTTAAAAATGCCTACCGAATATGGAAACATTATCATCAGCAACAATACCAATGGGCAGACACTTCATCTGCGCGACGTGGCAAAAATTGAATTAGGCGCATTGGGATATGCCGTAGGACAGAAGAACAACGGCCATGCTTCCGTAATGGGAATGGTGCAGCAGATTGCCGGTTCGAATGCCACAGAGATTGCGCAAGGCGTGAAAAAGGTGTTGGAAGAGCAGCAAAAGACTTTCCCGCCGGGATTGGAATTCAAAGTCAACTACGATGTAACCGAGTTCCTTTTTGCCTCTATCGAAGAAGTGCTTATGACATTGGTCATCACTTTCGTGTTGGTATTCTTCGTGGTTTACATCTTCTTACAGGATTTCCGTTCAACGCTGATACCCTTGATTGCCGTACCCGTGTCGCTCATCGGTACCTTCTTGTTTCTTTGGATGTTCGGTTTCTCCATCAACCTCTTAACGCTTTCGGCGTTGTTGTTGGCCATTGCCATTGTGGTAGACGATGCCATCGTGGTGGTTGAGGCCGTCCACGCCAAGCTGGACCTGGGATATAAGAGTGCGAAATTGGCTTCTATCGACGCGATGAACGAGATTTCGGGAGCCATTATCTCCATTACGCTGGTGATGGCCTGCGTATTCGTTCCCGTATCCTTTATTAGTGGTACCTCAGGAACGTTCTATCGTGAGTTCGGAGTTACCATGGCCGTGTCGATTGTTATCTCTGCCATCAACGCATTGACGCTTTCTCCCGCGTTGTGTGCCATTCTTCTCAAACCGCACAATGCCGATGGACATGGGCAAAAGACAAGTTTTGTAGACCGTTTCCACGTCGGATTCAACACTGCCTTTGAAAAGATACTTACCAAATATCGCAAAGGTGTGGAGAATTTGATCGGCCATCGCATTATCACAGGTGTGATCGTGCTGGTGGGAATCATCGTCTTGGTGTTCTCGATGAGTACCACCAAGACCGGACTCGTGCCCAATGAAGACACCGGAACGCTCTTTGTCACCATCTCGTTGCCGCCGGCTACCAGTCAAGAGAAGACCCAAGAGGTGGCCAGTCAGGTGGATGAGATGCTGGCTAACAACCCGATGATACAGGATCGTGAGCAGATTGTGGGTTATAACTTCATTGCCGGTCAGGGATCCGACCAAGCAACGTTCGTCATTAAGCTCAAACCGTTTGAAGAACGCACAAGTGGCTTCTTCTATAAGCTCTCCGGACTGTGGCAAGGCGACGGCATTATGCGTTTCTTTGTCGATGTTCGCAGTAGTAATATGGTGTTGGGTACCATCTACAAACAGATTTCCAACATCAAGGGAGCACAGATTTTGGCGTTCGGTGCACCGATGATTCCGGGTTACGGACTCACCAATAGCGTGACGTTCACCATGCAAGACAAAACCGGTGGAAGCCTTGACAAGTTCTTCCAGGTGACGAAAGATTATTTGAAAGCTCTGAACGAACGTCCCGAAATACAAAATGCCATGACCACCTACGACCCCAACTACCCACAATACATGGTAGACGTAGATGTGGCCAAGTGCAAACAGAGCGGCATCAGCCCCAAGGTGGTGCTTTCTACGCTGCAAGGTTATTATGGCGGACTTTACGCTTCCAACTTCAATAGTTTTGGTAAGCTCTACCGTGTGATGATACAAGCCGATGCCCAAAGCCGTATGAAGCCCGGCGACCTCACCAATATCTACGTGCGAACGGTTGCGGGTATGGTGCCCATCAACGAATATTGTTCGCTCAAGCGTGTGTATGGTCCGTCGAATGTGCGGCGTTTCAATCTCTTCACCAGTATTAATGTCAACGCCACACCTGCCGATGGATATTCCTCGGGCGAAGTGATCAAAGCCATTGAAGAGGTGGCAGCCCAGACCTTACCCACGGGTTACGGCTACGATTTCTCGGGTCTGACGCGTTCAGAGCATGAGCAAAGCAACACCACGGCTATTATTTTTGCCCTTTGTTTGGTGTTTGTTTACCTCATTCTTTCAGCCCAATACGAGAGTTATCTGCTTCCTTTGTCGGTCATCCTTTCATTGCCGTTCGGTTTGGCCGGAGCTTTCATCTTCACACAGCTCTTCGGACACCAGAACGACATCTACATGCAGATTGCCCTCATCATGCTGATTGGTTTGTTGGCAAAGAACGCTATCCTCATTGTCGAGTTTGCTTTGGAACGCCGACGCACAGGTATGGTTATTAAATACAGTGCCATCCTGGGAGCGGCCTCTCGTCTACGCCCCATCCTGATGACCGGTTTGGCCATGGTGATCGGTCTATTGCCGATGATGTTTGCCAGCGGAGTGGGCAAGAACGGCAACCAAACACTGGGTGCAGCAGCCGTGGGCGGCATGCTCATCGGTATGCTTATTCAGATATTCGTTGTGCCTGCGTTGTTCGTTATCTTCGAATATCTGCAAGAAAAGCTGAAACCCATTGAATTCGGAGACGAAGAAAACCGCGAGGTAGCTTCCGAATTGAAGCAATATGCCCATCAGATGGTAGCTCCAACAAACACTAAAGTAGAGAAGTAA
- the hpt gene encoding hypoxanthine phosphoribosyltransferase gives MARIKLKDKIFETSIPEAEILKRIKVVADKINKDMEGKNPLLLAVLNGSFVFAADLMRMLTIPCEISFVKLASYQGTTSTGVIKEVFGINEDLNGRTVIIVEDIVESGLTMKRMIETLGTRNPESIHICTLLLKPDRLTVPLNVEYAVMEIPNDFIVGYGLDYDQQGRNLRDIYTLSS, from the coding sequence ATGGCTCGAATAAAATTAAAGGACAAAATCTTTGAGACTTCCATACCGGAAGCCGAGATTTTGAAGCGCATCAAGGTCGTTGCCGACAAGATCAATAAAGACATGGAGGGAAAGAATCCGCTGCTGTTGGCCGTATTGAACGGTTCGTTTGTCTTTGCAGCAGACCTCATGCGCATGCTTACCATTCCTTGCGAAATATCGTTTGTAAAGTTGGCCTCTTACCAAGGCACCACCTCTACGGGTGTTATTAAGGAGGTGTTCGGCATCAATGAAGACCTGAACGGCCGCACTGTTATCATCGTTGAAGATATTGTGGAGTCGGGATTGACCATGAAAAGGATGATAGAAACGCTGGGAACGCGCAATCCGGAGTCGATACATATCTGCACCTTATTATTGAAACCCGATCGGTTGACAGTTCCGCTCAACGTGGAATATGCCGTTATGGAAATTCCGAACGACTTTATCGTGGGCTACGGACTGGATTACGATCAACAGGGGCGCAACTTAAGAGACATCTATACGTTGAGTTCATAA
- the pgeF gene encoding peptidoglycan editing factor PgeF, with the protein MLQLTTYRLSPQVSAFSTTRQGGVSKDNYASLNINPYCGDAPTAVEQNRRLLCQELSLDENRLVLPHQTHGTTIRQIGEEFFSLSPSVRQMVLDGVDALITDLPEVCIGVSTADCIPILLYDSIHRSVAAVHAGWRGTAKRILQKTVEEMGRAYQTRPETLRAVIGPGISLTHFEVGDEVYQAFAQAGFAMEQIARRQEKWHLDLPLCNQLQLQELDLEPTNIQNTGICTYANYHEYFSARRLGTASGRIFTGIKLHQT; encoded by the coding sequence ATGCTTCAACTAACAACCTACCGGCTTTCGCCGCAAGTTTCGGCCTTCAGCACGACGCGCCAGGGCGGCGTGAGCAAAGACAATTACGCCTCGTTGAACATCAATCCCTATTGCGGCGATGCTCCTACTGCCGTCGAACAGAACCGAAGGTTGCTCTGCCAAGAACTCTCTTTGGATGAAAATCGACTGGTACTGCCCCATCAGACCCACGGAACCACCATCCGACAGATAGGCGAAGAGTTTTTCTCCTTGTCTCCGTCGGTGCGTCAAATGGTGCTCGATGGGGTAGATGCGCTCATCACTGACCTGCCAGAAGTGTGCATCGGCGTTTCTACGGCCGACTGTATTCCCATTCTTCTCTACGACAGCATTCACCGATCAGTGGCTGCTGTGCACGCCGGATGGCGCGGAACGGCAAAGCGCATCCTACAGAAAACGGTGGAAGAGATGGGCAGAGCCTATCAAACCCGCCCCGAAACGTTGCGCGCGGTGATAGGTCCGGGCATCTCGCTGACCCATTTCGAGGTGGGCGACGAGGTGTATCAAGCTTTTGCACAAGCCGGATTTGCCATGGAGCAGATAGCCCGACGACAAGAAAAATGGCACCTCGATCTGCCTCTTTGCAACCAATTGCAACTGCAAGAGTTGGATCTTGAGCCGACAAACATTCAAAACACGGGCATCTGCACCTATGCCAACTATCACGAATATTTCTCTGCCCGAAGGCTTGGAACGGCCTCCGGGCGAATTTTTACGGGCATAAAACTCCATCAAACCTAA
- the obgE gene encoding GTPase ObgE produces MPDSNFVDYVKIYCRSGKGGRGSMHLRHVKYNPNGGPDGGDGGRGGNVYLRGNHNYWTLLHLKYQRHVFAEHGGNGGRDKCHGTDGKDMYIDVPCGTVVYNAETGKYVCDVLHDGQEVLLLKGGRGGLGNFQFRTATNQTPRYAQPGEPMEEMTVILELKLLADVGLVGFPNAGKSTLLSSLSSARPKIANYPFTTLEPSLGIIAYHDHQSFVMADIPGIIEGASEGKGLGLRFLRHIERNSLLLFMVPGDTDDIKKEYEILLKELNNFNPELNDKHRVLAITKCDLLDEELIEMLRETLPDDLPTVFISAVTGQGLNQLKDILWQELNSESNKLKNILAEDTLVHRDKDISRFAFEQEAEGEDLDVVYLDESDVEDIDDFEYEENE; encoded by the coding sequence ATGCCCGATTCAAATTTTGTAGATTATGTGAAGATTTACTGCCGTTCAGGGAAAGGCGGCAGAGGTTCCATGCACCTACGCCATGTAAAATACAACCCCAACGGCGGTCCCGACGGAGGCGATGGCGGACGTGGCGGCAACGTTTACCTGCGTGGCAACCATAATTATTGGACGCTGTTGCACCTTAAATACCAACGTCATGTCTTTGCAGAGCATGGCGGCAACGGTGGCAGAGACAAGTGTCACGGCACCGACGGCAAAGATATGTACATCGATGTGCCTTGCGGAACGGTGGTATATAACGCCGAAACGGGCAAATATGTCTGTGATGTGCTACACGACGGGCAAGAGGTGCTCTTGCTCAAAGGCGGTAGAGGCGGATTGGGAAACTTCCAATTCCGAACCGCTACCAATCAAACGCCACGCTATGCGCAGCCAGGGGAGCCGATGGAAGAGATGACCGTGATTCTCGAACTCAAGCTTCTGGCCGACGTAGGCCTTGTGGGATTCCCCAATGCAGGGAAGTCTACGTTGCTTTCTTCGCTATCTTCGGCGCGTCCGAAGATAGCCAACTATCCCTTCACCACCCTCGAACCCTCGCTTGGCATCATTGCCTATCACGACCATCAATCCTTTGTCATGGCCGACATCCCCGGTATTATCGAGGGTGCGAGCGAAGGGAAAGGGCTCGGTTTGCGCTTTCTTCGCCACATCGAACGCAACTCGTTACTGCTTTTTATGGTGCCCGGCGATACCGACGACATCAAGAAAGAATATGAGATTCTACTGAAAGAGCTCAACAACTTCAACCCGGAGCTCAACGACAAACATCGCGTCTTGGCCATCACCAAGTGCGATTTGCTGGACGAAGAACTCATTGAGATGTTGCGCGAAACCCTTCCCGACGATCTTCCCACAGTGTTTATCTCTGCCGTTACGGGACAAGGACTGAACCAGCTCAAAGACATCCTGTGGCAGGAGCTGAACAGCGAGAGCAACAAACTCAAGAACATCCTTGCCGAAGACACACTGGTGCACCGTGATAAGGACATAAGCCGGTTCGCCTTCGAGCAGGAAGCCGAGGGCGAAGACTTAGATGTGGTGTATCTGGACGAGAGCGATGTGGAAGACATCGACGACTTCGAGTACGAGGAAAACGAATAA
- a CDS encoding efflux RND transporter periplasmic adaptor subunit — translation MKQKKWFMLMAFAALMVSCGNNGNMKMGDNEYPVETIGTQGSEMQTTYPASIKGIQDVEIRPKVSGFITQLCVQEGQAVKAGQLLFVIDNTTYQAQVRQAQAALSSAKAQLNTSKLTYENSKKLFEKNVIGSYELQTAQNTYENARAAVAQAQAALSSAKDMLGFCYVKSPANGVIGSLPYKVGALVSASSVDPLTTVSDVATVEVYFSMTEKDILNLTKKAGGIHAAISDFPAVKLQLADGTMYNELGKVTKVSGVINQTTGSVSMIARFPNPNRLLKSGASGTIVVPRVSNNSIVIPQSATTEIQDKIFVYVVTPQNRVKYTEIQVNPQNDGNHYVVTNGLNAGDRIVTKGLTSLTDSMEIKPITEAQYAKKIAEAAKLGKNQASTKGFIDMMKK, via the coding sequence ATGAAACAAAAGAAATGGTTTATGCTGATGGCCTTTGCCGCATTGATGGTGTCGTGCGGCAACAATGGCAATATGAAAATGGGGGATAATGAATATCCAGTGGAGACAATTGGTACGCAGGGTTCAGAAATGCAAACCACCTATCCCGCATCGATCAAAGGTATTCAAGATGTAGAAATCCGTCCGAAAGTGTCGGGATTCATTACCCAACTCTGTGTGCAAGAGGGGCAAGCGGTGAAAGCCGGGCAATTGCTTTTTGTGATTGATAATACCACTTATCAAGCTCAGGTGCGTCAGGCACAAGCCGCTCTCAGTTCGGCAAAGGCACAACTCAACACTTCGAAGCTGACTTACGAGAATAGTAAGAAACTGTTTGAGAAGAATGTTATCGGTTCTTACGAACTGCAAACAGCTCAAAACACATACGAAAACGCACGAGCCGCAGTGGCACAGGCACAAGCTGCACTTAGTTCGGCAAAAGATATGTTAGGTTTTTGCTACGTAAAGAGTCCGGCAAACGGCGTCATCGGTAGTTTGCCTTACAAGGTGGGAGCATTGGTGAGTGCCTCAAGTGTCGACCCATTGACCACTGTGTCGGATGTGGCAACAGTGGAAGTGTATTTCTCGATGACAGAAAAAGACATTCTCAACCTAACCAAAAAGGCAGGCGGAATACATGCTGCGATTAGCGATTTTCCCGCGGTCAAACTGCAACTGGCCGATGGAACGATGTATAACGAACTGGGAAAGGTGACGAAAGTGAGCGGTGTTATCAATCAAACCACAGGATCGGTATCGATGATTGCTCGTTTTCCCAATCCCAATCGTCTGCTCAAGAGCGGTGCATCGGGAACAATCGTTGTGCCCAGGGTCAGTAACAACAGTATTGTTATCCCTCAAAGTGCCACCACAGAGATACAAGATAAAATCTTTGTTTACGTTGTTACGCCCCAAAATCGGGTGAAATACACCGAGATTCAGGTCAATCCGCAAAACGATGGCAACCATTATGTTGTGACAAACGGCTTGAATGCGGGCGATAGAATTGTGACAAAGGGACTTACTTCGTTAACCGATAGCATGGAGATCAAGCCCATCACTGAGGCGCAATACGCTAAAAAGATTGCCGAAGCAGCCAAATTGGGCAAGAATCAGGCAAGCACCAAGGGTTTTATAGATATGATGAAGAAGTAG